The proteins below come from a single Stomoxys calcitrans chromosome 1, idStoCalc2.1, whole genome shotgun sequence genomic window:
- the LOC106094170 gene encoding serine-rich adhesin for platelets: MSNSFRYLTSADTDQRHSEQQLQELPCVTDSVANTTDQIRLVKVPSAASSTNEEEDEENREKLSQDNATRREEISDTFNNLIGIGGGGAGESNTQQLSPGLSLLQAAAASSPPPHSYRHSRAYRHFKNPPQPHMCIRTTTEAGEELFINVLSWTRIVIPQEPSDPIPLYGGMRVPPGSPRSPPIVFAVMANPEVLKDSGRHSKDPEERRAMVELMCDFVEAMNPGVKLVRNAVILKDRDISGELKDVWNAVQAQRDREREEQMMQQRQQQQQHYHNVATNGGGGGVVGGTTNGSISGGGGGLINPGLNNSNNPLFNPQQQPQQMFSKGGISGNIMVEGTPPRSRKLLMQPESQMSEENFSHLLSSNDLDTTNHISLAMLAEKLDNKVAMGGAGDDSPAAENHRDVMQLLNHDNLSNGNELKDSTDSNGGAVLAGNSTNLQKNEINNQLNANNSATNNTTLNGSTVGSNSCLTPLSNGSTTANSGTAANANNVDNSTITTSTTAITNNGATTNNVPGNSANSTLTTTIITTTTSGGEKTKAANTNATAANNTLVPVAQTPVNPTPPPPTKKEKLGGFLPNGCIFPRFTKNNKHKDKDKEGKTKDKEKNALLSALKKSKDKKSQVAASNANNSQPQQQQDQQLKELNKTTNNTSASTTTTATTSSSPTSTTTVTANNSSTSTSTNNHHLYSLTTNKKNCLQQLENEVQKLDLNHIVEGNSATSPTSSPSSSSSPNTSTTGNSSHATKAGVGVH, translated from the exons ATGTCGAATTCATTTCGTTATCTAACTTCAGCGGATACAGACCAACGTCATTCTGAGCAGCAGCTGCAAGAGTTGCCATGTGTCACAGATTCCGTTGCCAATACCACAGACCAGATAAGACTCGTTAAAGTTCCTTCGGCGGCATCTTCTACAAATGAAGAAGAAGATGAGGAGAATAGAGAAAAGCTGTCGCAGGACAATGCCACAAGGCGTGAAGAGATTTCCGATACCTTTAATAATTTGATTGGAATCGGCGGCGGTGGTGCTGGTGAATCAAACACACAACAATTAAGTCCCGGTTTAAGTTTACTGCAAGCAGCTGCCGCCTCCTCACCACCTCCCCACAGCTATCGACACTCGCGTGCCTATCGACATTTTAAGAATCCTCCTCAGCCTCACATGTGTATACGCACCACAACGGAAGCCGGCGAGGAGCTCTTCATCAATGTCTTGAGTTGGACTCGTATTGTAATACCTCAAGAGCCCAGTGACCCCATACCTTTGTATGGTGGAATGAGG gTACCTCCCGGCAGTCCTCGTAGTCCTCCTATTGTGTTTGCCGTTATGGCCAATCCAGAGGTTCTCAAAGATTCGGGTCGGCATAGCAAGGATCCAGAAGAACGACGTGCCATGGTAGAATTAATGTGTGATTTTGTGGAAGCCATGAATCCAGGGGTCAAACTAGTGAG aaatgcTGTTATTCTTAAGGACCGCGATATATCGGGTGAACTGAAAGATGTATGGAATGCCGTGCAGGCTCAAAGAGATCGTGAAAGGGAGGAACAAATGATGCAGCAAcgccaacaacagcaacaacattatCACAATGTAGCAAcaaatggtggtggtggtggtgtcgtCGGCGGCACCACAAATGGTAGTATTAGTGGGGGTGGTGGTGGATTAATAAACCCCGGGCTAAATAATAGCAACAACCCCTTGTTCAACCCACAACAGCAGCCGCAGCAGATGTTCTCGAAAGGTGGTATTTCTGGCAATATAATGGTTGAGGGAACCCCACCCCGTAGTCGAAAATTACTTATGCAGCCCGAAAGCCAAATGAgtgaagaaaatttcagccatttacTGAGTAGCAACGACTTAGATACAACAAATCACATTAGTTTGGCCATGTTGGCCGAAAAGTTAGATAATAAGGTGGCAATGGGTGGAGCTGGTGATGATTCCCCAGCGGCCGAGAATCATAGAGATGTAATGCAATTGTTAAACCACGATAATCTTAGTAATGGCAATGAACTGAAAGATTCAACGGATTCTAATGGTGGTGCAGTATTGGCTGGCAATAGCACCAATCTGCAAAAGAATGAAATAAACAATCAATTAAATGCCAACAATAGTGCCACAAACAACACAACGTTGAATGGATCTACTGTTGGTAGCAACTCCTGCTTAACTCCCCTATCCAATGGCAGCACCACAGCAAATAGTGGGACTGCTGCAAATGCAAACAATGTAGACAATAGTACAATAACAACATCAACTACAGCAATCACAAATAATGGGGCGACAACTAATAATGTGCCTGGAAATTCCGCCAACTCCACTCTTACCACCACCATAATCACTACCACCACTAGCGGTGGGGAGAAAACAAAGGCTGCAAACACAAATGCGACAGCCGCCAACAACACACTCGTGCCTGTGGCACAAACGCCTGTAAATCCAACACCACCACCCCctacaaagaaagaaaaactagGGGGTTTCTTGCCAAATGGTTGTATATTTCCCCGTTTCACCAAGAACAACAAGCacaaggataaggataaggaggGCAAGACTAAAGACAAAGAAAAGAACGCTTTGTTAAGTGCTTTGAAAAAATCCAAGGATAAAAAGTCACAAGTGGCTGCCAGCAATGCTAACAACAGCCAACCACAACAGCAGCAGGATCAACAACTAAAAGAACTGAATAAAACAACCAATAACACCTCAGCATCGACGACaactacagcaacaacatcatCTTCGCCTACATCTACCACAACTGTCACTGCCAACAATTCCTCAACAAGCACATCAACAAATAACCACCATCTTTATAGTCTGACTACAAATAAAAAGAATTGCCTACAACAATTGGAGAATGAGgttcaaaagttggatttgaatCATATAGTGGAGGGCAATTCAGCAACAAGCCCAAcatcatcgccatcatcatcatcatcgccaaACACCTCAACTACTGGCAATTCAAGTCATGCAACTAAAGCCGGAGTTGGAGTCCATTAA